The segment ATAACTGATTTGATGTAAAAGTTTTCAATTGttcaatacaaaaattatggaaattgTTTGACGCTTTCATGCATCGCATGTAGGAAACATCAAGGATATCATGTGTCTAGTAACGTGAACAAGGCAGATTATACTTTATCGAGACGTACCAGTTCGCGCATATTGGCGGCAGGTGGTTGAGCATTAATTGATCCCTCGGCGATAGATTGACGTATTCTGTTGTGGGTGTCGAGAATGTCGCGTATGATGTCACACGTTATGTCCTCATTTTCTGAAACACGATAATTTGAAGATGTTAGCGCGGACGATGAAACCCTGTCATCTGTCGTCGAATACGTTTTTTCCACTCCATTTGATATGCACATGATACGTTCGCGTGATTATTATGTGGACGCATTATGCTTTATTAATAACAGGCTTGCTCATTGTGCAGCGCACCGCACTACACAATGTATCTTTCACGTGTCACCGCAACATTACATGAGCGGTTACAAAAGTTGCTACGCaaacacacacaaacacatgTATGCAAACATCCTATTCTAAGTAGTTATGCAACTACAAGacattaaagtttaattaatgcCGTAATAAATCCATAAACTTGGTATCAAGCGTGCTTTAAAGaaacaagaaagaaaatataaaattatactataataataattaatgaactATTGTAACGAAGAGTTGAAGAGGCAGCTTTCCtgaaaatatatgcaaataatgcATAAGTATGCTATTTACCTGATAATTCCACGCCTTCGCATTTCGGATGCGCATGTATTCTGGGAATAACAAGACTTACAAAACAGAATTGCGCTAGGTATTTAAATGTGTCCAACTTAAATGGCTGTTTGCAACCGACTGTTTGGCGCTTCGCGCGAAGAATACACTTGTGTCCATTATGCAGCTCGCTAACACGCGACGAAGTCATTTCTCCGGGCCGTTTAATGAAATCTGTCGGAGATGCGCACTtgtgaaaaagatattaaagacattaattatttttatctgcttCCGAAAAATGGTCTCGGCGGAGTAATTTTGCTTTTCTACAGGATACTCCAGCGCTCGTCAATTTTTATCAGCGCAACAGTGGGTGGTCTTATAATAGAAATCGATTTTCGAACGATTTATCGAGCGCAAAATCTGTATTGCACTTTTATCGTCTGCAACTAACGGCATTCATGATTGATGCTTCATCACATTTTGCCTTTGTGGCAGACATGCAATGGCGACGGCATAGGATATTCCGTGcgcattatataatgataaagtGCATATTTTTTGGCGAATTAATCCCGAAGATGCCACGCATTACATATTCTTGCTTTGACGATcgaatcattaaaatattaaggcGTAAAAGGGAAGGCGGGACACTCTGGTccaatgagaaaaaaatacggAAGCTCATTATGTCGAAATATGTTTCTATTTGCAATTCTCAAAGCTcgtgttttaattaaacgtaaCGAGCGCGGAATCGGTCAAGCTTTAAATTACGGTTTCGGCGATTTAAACGTTCAGATGTACATAAATCGTATTATGTTATAAAGTAGGATCAGCGAGTTCGCccaattaaaattgcattggagatgaatattttattgccaACATGCGCGTCTAATTAGCGGTCACGCCGTGtcgtatcaatattaaattccgTTCAGGCACTGCGGTTCCGATATAATGTGGGTTGAAAGCGAGAAATCTTTTCTCGCGCTGCAGATTCCTCAAGGAGAAGAAATAGAATTAGTAATCTTTGCCGCGCGTGCCGCTGCTGTTAATCAACAAGTGGTGTTTGCATCGAGGAAAATGGAGCGATACGATATCTCAAAGTGCATTATGTATTTCACGTTTCGCTAGCAGGGTACAATCAAGTTCATGACAGAGCAAATTGAGAAGTTCGTTTCAGCATAATGTAGCATAAAACTGAATTTGCCATTCCGTGCAAAACAACGAATTCAAAATCGATACATTAGCGGTGAGAACTACGACCTCtaattttatcgtatataAACCATACGCATAAAgttataagattattatttacgtcgaaaagaatttcttctttctttatatGCGAAATTTTTAGCTGCACTTCGTAAAAGACGATAGTGTGTCAAATGATGTGAAGATGACAATGTGTCGAGTGACAAAACGGgaagaaattgtttaaaaggcataaatatattaattaagaataatttgacGTTGCTTCTTTATTTCGGTCACTTACGTGGATGTACaacagtaaaaataaaaataaccaTTTGCATTGAGATGTATTGTGTATGTTCAATTATTTACACATGAATTACACATACTAGTAAAAGAAGTTGAACTTACACTCTACTTGCGCGAGCGATTAATTAAACACTAGCCAATGGTTATTCTTCTATCGACTTAATTACTAATTTCTACGGACTATAAATAGACTAGACGGATTGaactagaataaaaatagataaagaaGATATCTGAATTCTATTCTTTATCTCTTAAACGGTATCTTCTCGATATGTATCTCTCGACGGGAGCTGACGCGGTGCAGTTGTGTTAGAAAAATTTGCTTGTTTTCAGAGCTGAATAATACATAAAGTGTACCTTATAAATTACACATATAATTTTCCCATTTTATTTTCCCTATATCGTTCCTTTcaaaagaattgaaataaaatcacaaaagaagggaaagtgaaatattaaaagaaaggaaaaacgAAATGGAGGTCGGCGATCGGGCAAATCCCAAATGACTGAGGGTTCAACACCAGGTTATTATTGTTTCGATCGATAGTTTTTGGTGAGTAATCCGTTAATGTCACAAAATTCCAGGGAATTTCCACGCACGTGTTCTTTAAGAATAAATGTTTCCTTTTccttgaaagaaataaaaataaatgtgtgtCATGTTTCATTTGTATAGTGCTTTCTTCTCgcttatgaatataaattttgcataaagaTCTCCAGTCAGCTCACCTTTGGCGTAAAATGGGtggagagagaagagggatagaaaaggtttttttttttttttttttttaccggaACCCGAACCTGCTCTCGACGGCCTTGGCCACATCTGATTAATCCAATATTGCTACAGGAATATTCGCCACGGCGAATAATGATAATTCGCCGCGTCGTTATGTGTACAAATTGATATAATGCGCGGCGAAGCGACTTTCCGTGCGTGTTTCctaattaatgaaaaactatCAATTGCAATTTGCGTGACGCAGTAGCCGATTGTCCCATTAATGAGAATTGATCGTCATCATTGGCGTTCATTGTCGCAGCGAAGGAAGCGGTGGACGCGCAAACTGCACTGCTATTTCGGTACGTCTCAAAACTTGCAAGTGTACTTTGTGTATACCCACGTGCACTATCCGTACACACATAGAGCTCCTAGGTGATAATAACTTCCACGGGCTGTAATCACGTAATGCTcattaatatacattacattacaCGTACATGTTGCGCGGCTGAAAAGACGGCCGTGCGaaggaaattatttaaatgagaaAGAAATTTCAGCGTGATATTTCCTTCGCCGCTGTTTTTCCGACAGGaagtcaaattatttatttaaaggaaAGATAGTTggataaattttgttaattctaCAGAAAATCGAAGGTAAAATCGTGTTACATTAATCTACGTTGCAACAAGAAAGAttctaaaaaaagttgttaatgtgaaatcaaaattttcatatactTTTTAGAGAAATGCCGcgatatgatattaatattgataatgctaaagctaaataaataataaggcTGATTGTGATACTAACAGCATAATCCAGAATATCGGTTGCTGTAAGACATTCCGTAATTGCCACATGACGGCTGACCCGACTTGTACGGTTGAAAGCCGAGTACGTTTCCGCTGAAACGAAATACCGCAGCGTCAGATTTTTTGTCATGCGATTCCTCGCATGTGTGTGAAAAGAGCACCTCTCACCTTTCGGAGCATTGAATCTTAATGCCTACAATGTAACTCTGATCTGAGAAAACGTAAATAACAATCTACTGAAAAAGTCAGACATTTTGTACTTTTAACAATTGGAAATCGTTATGATTTCCGGTCTCAAAATATAAGGTatcataaaatagaaataatcggaaacgtttaaaaatctatacatCTATATTTACAATGACACAGATAAACTCTCCggataaatcaaattaaattcatttgcTTAAATGATTTCgtctattatatttctcgcGAATCTAAATGTGTCACTCCAATTGATTTAGAGAAACGTCCATTACAAacttctttcctttctttccgcTCCGCTCTTCTTCGCGTTTTCTTTTTCCCTTTACAttccccttttttttcttctttttccgaGTGTGTAAAAATCCGCATTGTTCATTCGCGGAAAACGGAGTCCATTTGCGGAAAACAGAATTACGGCTACATAGGAGTGTTCATTCGTATTCATCAAATAAACCGCGGAAATTATGAAGTTTCTTGGGGAAGcatttcagtaaaaaaatctaattccGCAATACGCCTTTCGACGCAATTGTCCGCATTTCCATACTCTAATGCCGAAAGAAACGAAATACGGACGAAGGAGATGGGCTTCTTCTTCAAAGATGGGATTCTTACCTCGGCCCGTAGTTGCATACGTAATTCTTGGTGTAGCCGCGAGCCGGGTCGTAGTAGAACGAATATCCGCATCCCAGCAGGAAAGTGTCGCCCCACACCAACTGGAATTAATTCAGAATGTTTCCCGCTTCTTAAAGACTCGCAAATTGCTCGCGCGTGAACGTGAAAGAAGCTCGCGAGTGGAACCGATTACGCTTTGAATACCTGTGAATACGCTTCCTTGGGACATGCAGCTCGGCAGAGGCGTTTTAAAATCTTTCAAGCGTTAAGTGGAATGCCATCTCTATCGGATAACATTTTGATAACAGTTTCTTTAACTAGTTTCGAATCGAGTTCTccttgataaaaatgttgaaacatcGATAATGCTGTTAGatacaaacgtttaaagagcttTTATCCAAACTGAAATCCCGTAAATAACAAGATGTTATTTTTCTCGAGGTGGAAAGTAGAAATTTAAAGTTCGATTTAAGTGTCTTCTGCGTCACGCGTGTTTCCAATAGTATGacaagattttaataaagcaaGCCTTCTTCCGGACGACAAACTTGTCGTGCTAAAAAATTCCTTTCGCAGATGATGACCTCGTGAAAATTCATCGAACGAGTTAATAGAATAAGAATTAACTGTTTGTGGGGACCGATCGGGTTTGTAAATCGCGAATCTTTCCAACTGACTGACCAAACTGACCTACGAATGAAATCGATCTTTAACGTTGCGTCACTCTTGAGAGAAATTCACACAATCGCAACTTTAAGTACGTCGCATTAAGAAATTggtattctattttttcaatcGCTAGCGATTTATGCGTGcgcacaaatattatattgacatACGTTGTACATTGAAACGCTCCACgtgtttgaaacaaaaatcgaGTGAGTTGGATGAATAATACAAATGGAGAGGCGAGCATAACAATTTTCTGGCGCTTTGATTTTTCCGACTTCGCCCACTTCCGTTACAAACCTGTGTGTAGTGTCCGGTGGTTCTGCTATACCCAGAATGATAGTATTGCACCTCGTTGAACCAGCCGGAAATTTGCCGTCTCCAATTCGGTTCGCCATCGTAAGGTCCCGGGGGCCTGGTCGTCCACGAACGAGCCATGTTCTGCCCCACTGCAAATCTACCTACAATCGCAAATCTTTGATCAATCATGAACGTGCTCGCCGGACGAGAACTGTATTAAATCGCAAAACTCTTGTGAAGCATGCCGCTTGTTTTGTTAACAGCCGCGGAAGCGAGACGAACgagaaaacatatttattgcaGCTTCCACTTTTTgtcgattttataaaatgtttccaTAGAGTTACtcttgtttgaaaaaaaaaaaaaaaaaaaaaaacctatcTTTAACGTCGCtcgttaaaaagtttaaaatttcgCGTAGAATTATGAAACATTAAAATCACTCTAATCCATTAATACCTTCGAcgcatattttgaaatttatattataaaaaaaggcgcgtctctctctctttgatGTCCCAGAATTAATGTATGTATTGAAAGGACAAAAGATCGCGATAACATCACATCGTGACCATTAAACTTCGTTTTATGTCCACTCCAATATATCGATTGCCATTGAGCAGCTCAATTATCCGTTTAATAACTGTACGATAATATTTCCAACGGTAACTCGATGTTATAAAACTGTCGCGActcgtttttaaataaaagaagctCTCGTTAACGCTgatgtataaaatacatacGCCGGTtagattttatctttttggagcactctctctctctctctctccctctctcatgggagaggaaaaaaatattactctcGCGTGGAATACGTTAATGAAAGGTAAAAGAGATATCGAGATTGGAGGGTGCTTTGAAAGCTCAATCAAGCAGCAACTGCTGCGCGTGAGTTATGAGACACTCAATAAAATCAACGTAATATGGTTTGTAACTATGACTATCTGCAATATAAACGTTGCTGCAATCTGCATGGTTCTTGTTGAGATTATTACGCGAGCGGATGacatttattttcgaatattacatcaataaataataagcatTCTGCATCCATATAACTAACTTTTTGATAACGAGAGCAACATCATAATcggaattttattaacaattgttTCGttgtttgattattattaaagaaattagtttatataattttgataaaattcatattttcaaacattttcgtttaatttttcaaagtttaatatttttaaaagtttgtagaataattttattatttaatattctcagACATGGTTTCACAATTCAATCAAatctatgtaattaaaattatggttTCATACTTTAATcaatctaattatatttgattgaaTTGTGAACGCATAAACTAGATTAAAAtacttcataaaaatttaataaatcaaagtataatttgaattgttttcgttttaatatatattattttgatcatTTTCACAGCTTTTCTACTTACACATGTACATATTTGCATGCTTTAGATTGCTCATTTTATCTTGCTAatcgattaaattttctattatatacataaaatactaAAGTACTACTtgtttttaatgcaattttactGTTACATGCcgctttttataatttttaatcttcatAAAAGAAGCAAACGCTTCCAGCAtggaatattataatgttgtATCATGTTATCGTTGCGCCACGCGACACCACCGTGtttgtttgcaaaaataaattgctaatGAGGTTTCACTTACGGACATTCCTTAGACTGTCATGCGACTCGGCGCAACGATCCGCCCATCTTTGCGCCATCGCGGCGAGCTCATCGTCCCATATCTATAACAGCAATTAGTAACTTACACATCGTGTTAATCGCGCGGCGCGATGCATCTGCGAAGCATTACCGAGTTGTAAAACCCCATCCTAACTTCGGCTAACTTGTCACGCGGCTCGCCATGCAGATTAGCGCGAGCTTCTCGCGCGAgggtgtgtttttttttctcacacgGACGAATATAAAACATCCGGCGGAACAAGAACGATATTCCCGTCACATGCACACCGCGAAATGAGAGCCGTGATACAATCGAGAGAACGATCTCTCACGGCGCTCTGCGTGTCACACgctctttaaatattattattccgtGCGCGTCGATCGCGTTGTAGGGAAAGCGTACGTACATTTATTCGGGACTTCGGACAAAGCTGCGCGAATCTCCAGGAAATAAGGTGAAACGTCTCAGCTTACCATCTCCATCATATTCGCCGCGCTAGGTTGACCGTGTATCTGCCCCAGCGCCACTAGTTGCCTCAATCGATTGTGCTCGTCCAGGATAATCTGTTTCTCCTCACACGATATACCGCCGGATCCTGTAACACGATACGTGCCTTCAGCTCCGCTGCTTTCTGcggcaaatatattttgtgtctCTATATCGCCGCGCTATCCATCATTAGAGGAGCGTGTTATGACAATAGATCGGACCGCTCCCGCTGCGCACGACAAAGCGGAGAATTACAGACTGTCGTCGGGACTGAATGATATACATTTAAGGggattttttttcccccccacAGGAGTCGATGATTTACGCTGAGAGCACGCGTTTGGTTTGACTTCCCAGGCGGTCTTTCATCATTCCGAAACTTTTCGCCGCGGATTTTTTCCCTCCGTTTCTCTCTGTCTCCGCGCTGCTCTTTACGCTGCAGATTGTACAGCTTCCCGAAAAACTTTCCGCGGAAGTTGGTTTAGCTATGTTCCCCTTGTCTTTCCCCGTTGGCGGCATCGAGCAATTCCCGTCTCCCAAGTTTAACTTGTCATTGGAGTGGAACTGATGGCGCTCCTTTTGCTCGCTTTGTTATGTCGTTTGCAGCCCGCAGGCGGATTCGCTTAACGGATCTATAATTAGGGAGAAAGTGTCCTGAAAATGTTCACGCGGAAAACGCGAGGATATTTATTCGAATTTGCGCGCGATTCGCGCATCTGGAATGAATTCTAAGGAATTTTCACTCATCACTTTTCATCAAGCGTATTCATAAACATAGAATTGCAGAAAAGCAATTcttctttgcatttttatttgcattaattaaaagtgtAACATTACacataaatcataatttgaatataagaaccttattaaattatatttctttattttttacaagagTATTTCTCATTTAACGGCCGTGTTGCATCATCTGTCTTCCATCTTAGATGCGTCATACATCATCATCTTGGATGTGTACatacgtataataatataggtgtaaaagatatattttatgtatattaaaatggaTCATCCTGCACGGCgtatgtatttatgtatacACAACcgttttaatttgcatataaaagaTGCCACCACGTAAAGTAGACTTTgcgtataaattacattattatgtgTAGCATCTGTACATTTGACATCTAAGAAATTTACATGTTAATTGGCTCAAGTCTCCGTTGTGATTTCGATTTTTGCGATTAACGCGTTTTCGCATAGATAAGAAACGTCCAGGAAAGACGCGGAAATTCTCGACGATCGGGCGCACCATCGAGCACGTTAAGAAGAACCAAAGCGAATTAACTTTTATTCCTCGCGAACGCGGGAATGAGCTGAATTACGTGTTACTTATACATTATTCCGAAGTTCAAGGAGCACTTATTGTTCAAGTCGCGCCGCACGAAGAGATCCCCGGGATATTCTGTTCTGCGGTGGCTACGGGGACTTAATCACTTTCCCTCCGCGTGAGCACCGCAGCGGTAGCGCCGGTCCCTTGATCACAGGGAGAAGAACGAGAAAGGCGAGTAATTGCGCGGCCTTTGTGAAATAGACGAGGTGGCGAGGTCGCAAGTTTTGCATCGGTAATACGAACGGTCGTTTCTCGGCGCGTCCCGGCGTAAGCTCGCCCgagttaattattatctgcCGTGACACAGGGGGATCCCGCCGGTCACCGGTCGCCGCATCCTCCGGGTACTTTCAATCTATCTTGCGGGAGACTCCGATCCCCGCGCCGCCCTTCGCGTCCTCCGCTGCCGGCTTAATGAGGTAAGTGGAGGCTGTCGGCTTCAGCCCCGCCGCGGAGTTCGCCTAAGCGGCTCGCGCGATGTGTATCACGGCGCATCGGAGCGCCTTTAGGTAATGAGcgtgctttaaaaaaattctcactGGCCATTACGGCAGCGGGAAGTATAAAAGATTTCGCCCGTTAATGTTTCAATCAACATTCCCCAATTTGTTTCTccaatatacatatttgatcCTGGATTTATCTTGTCTTTTTGTACAAATGGCAGCTTACGGTAGGCTTTACTGTGTGAATAAATTGcgtaaatttgtaattctaatattcttaattaacgATCACTTGCGGtgatagaaatatttgaacTGTTGCCTTTGAATATACTCTGCGCTGTCACATTTACTACTATTCACTCCCTCTCTTTCCGTGGCTCACTTTCATGCAGATCTATTCTGCAAACGACTGCCGAGTAATGCATTACTTTGCCCGAAAGCGATTTTTTGTCGATTATTAAGTCAAGAGAGAATCCCACGCTTTACAGTTATACGCGCTATAaacagttaattatttttaaaccgGATTGCGTCATTAACATGGAGATTCCCCGTAAATATAGCCCGTATTCCGCGGTACTCTCGATAATGATCGGCGATTTGAATTTACGGCAGTCATCGGGTTCTATTTCTGGCGAAGGAGATTCTGCCGAATACGAATGTCGAATAATTTCTGCACGCGAAGAGACGCCCGCCAATTTATTCCTGAAATCGATTTCTGTCTCGACCGGACGGAGCAGTCTCTCCGTCCGCGTGATCACACGCGTGCCCCGCCTAAAAAGattcaaatttattcgatTGGCGCTCACTCGCGGACGAAAGAGCATCGCGCTGCGATTGATAGGTACATACATCTAAATAGTATCGCGCTGTGTATTCCGgcgcgaaataattttgacgAATTACGTATTCGAAATTGATCGGatgggtttttttttttttttgcttctgaataattaaaacgtatTCTTTTAACCTATCGACGAATGAAATATATCAAGTTGACATAAACATTCAGACAGGTTTAAGCgaacatttaaatatgtataaaatcgcaattattataatcaaaaataaaatgtcagaAATGAAGGCTTCACCTAGAAAGTACAATCGTTTCTTTGTGTAAGcctttcaattttaatgaacTTTCATTTTAATTGGATAATTAGGCTCTACGCTGGAATGGAAGTTTAACCAGCGTATCTGTGTCAAGAAACCGTCGGGAATTTTTCGTCGCGTAAattcattttctctctc is part of the Linepithema humile isolate Giens D197 chromosome 3, Lhum_UNIL_v1.0, whole genome shotgun sequence genome and harbors:
- the LOC105676610 gene encoding venom allergen 5-like, with translation MVSTERNAGLLLMTVACLLVNHGEATCIGKTMLRSGGISCEEKQIILDEHNRLRQLVALGQIHGQPSAANMMEMIWDDELAAMAQRWADRCAESHDSLRNVRRFAVGQNMARSWTTRPPGPYDGEPNWRRQISGWFNEVQYYHSGYSRTTGHYTQLVWGDTFLLGCGYSFYYDPARGYTKNYVCNYGPSGNVLGFQPYKSGQPSCGNYGMSYSNRYSGLCSRGSYYHLGALCVYG